One Falco naumanni isolate bFalNau1 chromosome 13, bFalNau1.pat, whole genome shotgun sequence DNA segment encodes these proteins:
- the EIF2A gene encoding eukaryotic translation initiation factor 2A — translation MRMRCLATMVRPPAGPGRRRSAPSASRAARCQRQHRAAPPAGNTRAGAGPPLAANPRAWRRHFRVSGRKRRLALRAGARPRPARRGRLWGGRAAAPPEAEAGRGPSPGPAEPKMVLPAPLLAVRGSEGLYMVNGPPSFTESTSFQRDSGKNCKAVAFSKDGSLFSWCNGEKVNIVDVTNAALLRSFDLPKAVCLEFSPKNNVLATWQAYTTAKDGTAGLPNLQLYDVKTGKCLKSFIQKKLQNWCPCWADDESICARNVNNEVHFFENNNFNTIANKLHLQKVNDFVLSPGAQPTKVAVYVPGSKGAPSFVRLYQYPNFGGPQSALANKSFFKADKVTMLWNKKATAVLVIASTEVDKTGASYYGEQTLHYIATNGESAVVQLPKNGPIYDVVWNPNSVEFCAVYGFMPAKATVFNLKCDPVFDFGTGPRNAAYYSPHGHILVLAGFGNLRGQMEVWDVKNYKLISKPVASDSTYFAWCPDGEHIVTATCAPRLRVSNGYKIWHYTGSLLHSYEVPSKEEMWQVSWQPFLDGVFPVKAVKYQAVPSELPSAEPKPAQAYRPPALRDKPVTSSKLHEDEPPQNMKPQLGSGDKPLSKTALKNQRKHEAKKAAKQEAKADANQECTQSSASQNAPRSAVPAVTSGDPEVDKKIKNLKKKLKAIEQLKEQAAAGKQLEKNQLEKIQKETALLQELEDLELGL, via the exons ATGCGGATGCGCTGCTTGGCCACCATGGTGCGACCCCcggccggcccgggccgccgccgctccgctcccTCGGCCTCGCGCGCCGCCCGCTGCCAGCGTCAGCACCGCGCGGCGCCGCCCGCCGGAAACACgcgcgcgggggcggggccgcctcTTGCCGCCAACCCGCGCGCCTGGCGGCGGCACTTCCGGGTCAGCGGGCGGAAGCGGCGCCTCGCGTTACGCGCCGgtgcccgcccccgccccgcacgACGTGGACGTCTCTggggcggccgcgccgccgctcccccggAAGCGGAAGCCGGAcgcggccccagccccggccccgccgagcCAAAGATGGTGCTCCCCGCGCCGCTGCTGGCAG TGAGAGGATCCGAAGGGCTTTATATGGTGAATGGGCCACCTAGTTTCACAGAGAGCACATCATTTCAAAG GGATTCTGGAAAAAACTGCAAAGCTGTTGCTTTTAGCAAGGATGGTTCCCTCTTTTCCTGGTGCAATGGAGAAAA AGTAAATATTGTTGATGTCACCAATGCTGCATTACTGCGTTCTTTCGATCTTCCAAAGGCAGTTTGCCTTGAATTCTCGCCAAAGAATAATGTTCTGGCAACGTGGCAGGCTTATACAA CTGCTAAAGACGGCACAGCGGGGCTGCCCAACCTGCAACTTTATGatgtgaaaactggaaaatgctTAAAGTCTTTCATCCAGAAAAAGTTGCAGAACTG gTGTCCTTGCTGGGCAGATGATGAAAGCATTTGTGCCAGGAATGTAAATAATGAAGTGCActtttttgaaaacaacaaCTTCA ataCTATTGCAAATAAACTACATTTGCAAAAGGTTAATGATTTCGTGTTATCTCCAGGAGCACAGCCAACCAAG GTTGCTGTATATGTGCCGGGCAGTAAAGGTGCACCATCATTTGTTAGACTCTATCAGTATCCCAACTTTGGTGGCCCTCAGTCTGCACTAGCCAATAAAAGTTTCTTTAAAGCTGACAAGGTGACGATGCTATGGAACAAAAAAG CCACTGCTGTGCTAGTAATAGCTAGTACAGAAGTTGATAAAACAGGTGCTTCGTACTATGGAGAGCAAACTCTGCACTACATTGCAACAAATGGAGAAAGTGCGGTCGTTCAGTTGC cAAAAAATGGTCCTATTTATGATGTTGTTTGGAACCCCAATTCTGTTGAGTTCTGTGCTGTGTATGGTTTTATGCCTGCCAAAGCAACGgtttttaatctgaaatgtgACCCTGTGTTTGATTTTGGAACCGGTCCTCGCAATGCTGCCTACTACAGCCCCCATGGACACATCCTAGTGCTAGCAGGATTTGGAAATCTCAGGGGACAGATGGAAGTGTGGGACGTTAAAAACTACAAACTCATTTCCAAACCAGTAGCCTCGGATTCCACATACTTTGCTTGGTGTCCTGACGGGGAGCACATTGTAACAGCTACATGTGCTCCAAGGCTACGAGTCAGTAATGGTTACAAGATATGGCACTACACTGGCTCTCTGTTACACAGCTATGAAGTTCcatcaaaagaagaaatgtggcAAGTTTCCTGGCAGCCCTTCTTGGATGGAGTGTTCCCTGTGAAAGCAGTAAAATACCAGGCAGTTCCAAGTGAATTGCCCAGTGCTGAGCCAAAGCCTGCCCAAGCATACAGACCTCCAGCCCTGAGAGACAAACCTGTAACAAGTTCCAAGCTC CATGAGGATGAGCCACCTCAGAATATGAAACCACAGTTGGGAAGCGGTGATAAGCCACTCTCTAAAACAGCTCTCAAAAATCAAAGGAaacatgaagcaaaaaaagctgCGAAACAG GAGGCCAAAGCTGATGCGAACCAGGAATGTACACAATCCTCAGCATCGCAGAATGCACCACGGAGTGCTGTGCCTGCCGTTACATCAGGAGATCCTGAAGTTGACAAGAAGATAAAGAACTTAAAAAAG aaactaAAGGCAATTGAGCAGCTGAAAGAACAGGCAGCTGCGGGCAAACAGCTAGAGAAGAATCAG TTGGAGAAGATTCAGAAAGAAACTGCTCTCCTTCAGGAACTGGAAGACCTAGAGCTGGGTCTTTAA
- the SELENOT gene encoding thioredoxin reductase-like selenoprotein T, with protein sequence MRAAGRRLLLLLLLLALAAGPGGGSAEQGGLPAKKLRMAYATGPLLKFQICVSUGYRRVFEEYMRVISQRYPDIRIEGENYLPQPIYRHIASFLSVFKLVLIGLIIVGKDPFAFFGMQAPSIWQWGQENKVYACMMVFFLSNMIENQCMSTGAFEITLNDVPVWSKLESGHLPSMQQLVQILDNEMKLNVHMESMPHHRS encoded by the exons atgcgggcggcggggcggcggctgctgttgctgctgctgctgctggcgctgGCGGCGGGCCCGGGTGGCGGCTCGGCGGAGCAGGGCGGCCTGCCCGCCAAGAAGCTGCGCATGGCCTACGCTACCGGGCCGCTGCTCAAGTTCCAGATCTG TGTCTCCTGAGGCTACAGGCGGGTGTTTGAGGAGTACATGCGGGTTATTAGCCAGCGGTACCCAGACATCCGAATTGAAGGGGAGAACTACCTTCCTCAACCTATATATAG GCACATAGCATCCTTCCTGTCTGTCTTCAAACTAGTATTAATAGGCTTAATAATTGTTGGCAAGGatccatttgctttctttggcATGCAAGCTCCAAGCATCTGGCAGTGGGGCCAAGAAAATAAG GTTTATGCTTGTATGATGGTCTTCTTCCTGAGCAACATGATTGAAAACCAGTGTATGTCAACAGGTGCATTTGAAATAACTTTGAATG ATGTTCCAGTGTGGTCTAAGCTGGAGTCTGGCCACCTTCCTTCCATGCAGCAGCTTGTACAAATTCTTGATAATGAAATGAAGCTCAATGTGCATATGGAGTCAATGCCTCATCATCGATCATAG
- the SERP1 gene encoding stress-associated endoplasmic reticulum protein 1 produces MVAKQRIRMANEKHSKNITQRGNVAKTSRTAPEEKASVGPWLLALFIFVVCGSAIFQIIQSIRMGM; encoded by the exons ATGGTGGCCAAGCAGCGCATCCGCATGGCCAACGAGAAGCACAGCAAGAACATCACGCAGCGCGGGAACGTCGCCAAGACCTCG AGGACGGCCCCGGAGGAGAAGGCGTCGGTCGGGCCCTGGCTGCTGGCGTTGTTCATCTTCGTGGTTTGCGGATCAG CCATCTTCCAGATCATCCAGAGCATCCGGATGGGCATGTGA